The following coding sequences are from one Streptomyces venezuelae window:
- a CDS encoding GNAT family N-acetyltransferase, which translates to MNPPARPPAVHYESVVETLPAGRRAVVVRDRDDREVGTLEFQVCHPCRLGYIGNVAVAAHWQGQGIGRHALHLAVTAGAGYTWSTSRQSSAGRRFFATMEDETGTAFPPDGTRCPHMNAHIGWHAAPWRRKVIREPQDEQDRCPETP; encoded by the coding sequence GTGAATCCTCCGGCCCGGCCTCCCGCGGTCCACTACGAGAGCGTCGTCGAGACGCTGCCCGCGGGACGCCGGGCCGTCGTCGTCCGCGACCGCGACGACCGAGAGGTCGGCACCCTCGAATTCCAGGTCTGCCACCCCTGTCGGCTCGGATACATCGGCAACGTCGCCGTCGCCGCCCACTGGCAGGGCCAGGGCATCGGACGGCACGCCCTGCACCTCGCCGTCACCGCGGGCGCCGGGTACACCTGGTCCACCTCACGCCAGTCCTCCGCCGGACGCCGCTTCTTCGCCACGATGGAGGACGAGACGGGAACCGCCTTCCCGCCCGACGGCACGCGGTGCCCGCACATGAACGCCCACATCGGGTGGCACGCCGCGCCGTGGCGGCGGAAAGTGATCAGGGAACCCCAGGACGAGCAGGACCGTTGTCCTGAAACACCCTGA